Proteins encoded by one window of Streptococcus sanguinis:
- a CDS encoding DUF6731 family protein: MVVEREFKCLFYKVVSKENAVSKINAFFAEINPMTPLSTESIGNLSYYLRSDIRKTDTYLLFTIAKVDLNQDIQIDDIQTQNRDIVEKEDTEGIANDAQFLYDFNNSILVQKRGKSQTTIEELRKFIALKVGIDYREFEFNIIKDKNAIENLNNMRHIHDVVFSIAIPENLSLFSEQVKDINSGVEFAKEMSAQSMEMRIKGASLNKNRIKRAIDELCSYKDNQNMKIRTMSVYGDSEIIDLVTHKLNYYEKYYLDEVDNNVFYDKLERAYKVREEYLNDY; the protein is encoded by the coding sequence ATGGTTGTAGAACGCGAATTCAAGTGTCTGTTTTATAAAGTTGTTTCTAAAGAAAATGCCGTTTCAAAGATTAATGCTTTTTTTGCTGAGATTAATCCAATGACACCACTTAGTACAGAATCTATTGGAAATCTATCTTATTATTTACGTAGCGATATTCGAAAAACGGATACTTATTTATTATTTACTATTGCAAAAGTTGATTTGAATCAAGATATTCAGATAGATGATATTCAGACTCAAAATAGAGATATAGTAGAAAAAGAAGATACCGAAGGAATAGCTAATGACGCTCAATTTTTATATGATTTCAACAATAGCATTTTAGTTCAGAAACGCGGTAAATCTCAAACTACAATAGAAGAATTAAGAAAATTCATAGCCTTAAAGGTTGGTATTGATTATAGAGAATTCGAATTTAATATTATAAAGGATAAAAATGCTATTGAAAATCTAAATAACATGCGACATATCCATGACGTTGTTTTTTCAATTGCTATTCCAGAAAATTTATCGTTATTCTCAGAGCAAGTAAAAGATATTAATAGTGGTGTTGAATTTGCTAAAGAGATGTCGGCACAAAGTATGGAAATGAGAATAAAGGGAGCTAGTTTAAATAAAAATAGAATTAAACGCGCTATAGACGAATTGTGTTCGTATAAAGATAACCAGAATATGAAGATCCGAACTATGTCTGTTTATGGTGACTCAGAGATAATTGATTTAGTAACTCATAAGTTAAACTATTATGAAAAATATTATCTAGATGAAGTTGATAACAATGTCTTTTATGATAAACTTGAAAGAGCTTATAAAGTAAGGGAAGAGTATTTGAATGATTACTAA
- a CDS encoding Fic family protein — MYMTVRQAADLWGISDRRVRSLCSQGKIPGAVQEGRLWRIPSDARKPADGRYKKAESLLPLIDEKMMKLSKLRPLTDGELERLNEEFTVEYTYNSNAIEGNTLTLRETDLVLRGLTIDQKPLKDHMEAIGHQEAFQYVQRLVEENQPLSEQMIKDIHYLVLADKKNDRGIYRRVPVRIMGAANEPAQPYMIAPLMEKILMDYAASQENMVTKLAQFHIAFESIHPFIDGNGRTGRLLVNLELMKAGYPPIDIKFMDRLAYYQAFDDFHSKGSLSAMEDLFAKYINERLDMYLEILSLADEG, encoded by the coding sequence ATGTATATGACAGTGAGGCAGGCAGCTGATCTCTGGGGGATTTCTGATCGTCGAGTTCGGTCTCTGTGCAGTCAGGGAAAGATTCCGGGTGCTGTCCAAGAAGGGCGTTTGTGGAGAATTCCCTCAGATGCCAGAAAACCAGCGGATGGTCGCTATAAAAAAGCAGAGAGCCTCTTGCCTTTGATTGATGAAAAGATGATGAAGTTATCAAAACTTCGCCCTTTGACGGATGGAGAGCTGGAGCGGCTGAATGAAGAGTTCACAGTCGAATATACTTATAATTCAAATGCCATTGAGGGCAATACTCTGACCTTGCGTGAGACAGATTTGGTCCTGCGTGGATTGACTATTGACCAAAAGCCTTTAAAAGATCATATGGAGGCAATCGGTCATCAGGAGGCTTTTCAGTATGTTCAAAGGCTTGTTGAGGAGAACCAGCCTTTGTCAGAACAGATGATAAAGGATATTCATTATCTAGTATTAGCGGATAAAAAAAATGACCGAGGCATTTATCGGAGAGTCCCGGTGCGCATCATGGGAGCAGCCAATGAACCGGCTCAGCCGTATATGATTGCTCCATTGATGGAGAAGATCCTAATGGACTATGCTGCAAGTCAGGAAAATATGGTGACCAAACTAGCTCAGTTTCATATTGCCTTTGAGAGTATCCATCCGTTTATTGACGGCAATGGCCGAACAGGTAGGCTCTTGGTGAATTTGGAGTTGATGAAGGCAGGCTATCCACCAATTGATATAAAATTTATGGACAGATTAGCTTATTACCAAGCATTTGATGACTTTCATTCAAAAGGAAGTTTATCTGCAATGGAGGATTTATTTGCCAAATATATCAATGAAAGATTGGATATGTATTTGGAGATTTTATCTCTTGCTGATGAAGGATAA
- a CDS encoding type I restriction endonuclease subunit R → MANLNITERYDFQQWILKDLIQYNGYIQRAQSAYNQRLAMDIDILWEFLMSTQEATVEKLLKRFDRETILNLINQEIIKGGLLFALKDGVYIENKKLRLMYRRPATDFNEKASHQYNLNRLTVMEEVVYKDQERIDLVIFLNGLALFAIELKLNSSGQSVQDAINQLKGRDVKNRLFRFNAGVLVSFAVDWMEVYMTTQLKGSDTYFLPFNKGKGEGIDQGAGNPQNNQGPETEYLWRDLLKKESILQLIERFIFLTPDKKDIIFPRYQQRRAVNRILEDMRVNHTDRNYLIQHSAGSGKTNTIAWLAHSLVSLHDEENQNIVDTVLVVTDRIVVDRQLQDAIRSIEHQPGVIKVMDDKATSSDLADALAGNTKIVATTIHKFAQINKSNWMSAGVTAEKKFAVLIDEAHSSTTGSYMSAVSQVLTETDIENGTMDEPQEVSVGDAIEQEIARTGKQDNISIIAFTATPKATTLQLFGSTRPDGSKVPFDLYSMKQAIEEGFILDVLNNYTTYKTYYKLNKAVEEDPELKTTVAKRKIAKFVELSDENIHQKVEIIMDHFITHDIMADLGGHGKAMIVTSGREAAVKYQQAFKKYLKEHHITSIGAAVAFSGRLSLDGAEFSESSMNGFSEDKLKSKFDTDDYQVLIVANKYQTGFDQPKLLAMYVDKKLRDVAAVQTLSRLNRIVKGYHKKTFILDFKNTYEDINRAFAPYYRETILTETITPSDVFDLDAKIESYGIVDNDDVHAYNQFLYQEKRSSRDKQKMLALLSNGYARVQRFDEKEQVNIRKVIRGFLRMYTFLIQATAYQNELLHERYNYLQGLVKMIDVRLGGNDFTIADKIVVDYMKHKQTGFYTVAELEGNYSVTLNKPNLSNVSEEQEKKLSEIIEEINEQLDLDIDDQIAVSGAVSIRELMKKNPKLKQSALVNSREDFEFSFEDEIDKALTDGYTQNQDFFGVLLSNEDFKKRIAKIFIDDVYQSFKKSSD, encoded by the coding sequence ATGGCAAATTTAAATATTACTGAGCGTTATGATTTTCAGCAATGGATTTTAAAAGATCTCATTCAGTATAATGGCTATATTCAGCGTGCTCAGTCTGCTTATAATCAAAGGTTGGCTATGGATATAGATATTTTATGGGAATTTCTGATGTCAACCCAAGAAGCAACTGTCGAAAAACTCTTGAAGCGTTTTGATAGAGAGACTATTCTCAATTTGATTAATCAAGAAATTATCAAAGGTGGTCTTCTATTTGCCTTAAAAGATGGAGTGTATATTGAGAATAAAAAACTTCGTCTTATGTACCGCAGACCAGCAACAGACTTTAATGAAAAGGCTAGTCATCAGTATAATTTAAATCGCTTGACAGTAATGGAAGAAGTGGTCTATAAGGACCAAGAACGTATTGACTTAGTCATCTTTCTTAATGGCTTAGCCTTGTTTGCTATTGAGTTGAAACTAAATTCAAGTGGCCAATCTGTCCAGGATGCTATTAATCAGTTAAAAGGACGTGATGTTAAAAATCGTCTTTTCCGATTTAATGCAGGAGTATTAGTTAGTTTTGCGGTTGACTGGATGGAAGTCTATATGACAACTCAGCTTAAGGGATCAGATACCTACTTCTTGCCTTTTAATAAAGGAAAGGGTGAAGGGATTGACCAAGGAGCAGGGAATCCCCAGAATAATCAGGGGCCAGAAACAGAATATCTATGGAGAGATTTGCTGAAGAAAGAAAGTATCCTACAGTTGATTGAACGTTTTATCTTTTTAACGCCTGATAAAAAGGATATCATTTTTCCGCGTTATCAGCAGAGACGAGCAGTTAATCGTATTTTAGAAGATATGCGAGTCAACCATACTGATAGAAACTATCTGATTCAGCATTCTGCGGGGTCGGGTAAAACAAATACGATTGCTTGGTTGGCACACAGCTTAGTTAGTCTTCATGATGAAGAAAATCAAAATATCGTTGATACAGTTTTGGTTGTTACTGACCGTATCGTTGTTGACCGTCAACTTCAAGATGCTATTCGTTCTATTGAGCATCAGCCTGGTGTGATTAAGGTTATGGATGATAAGGCTACTTCTAGCGACTTAGCAGATGCACTTGCTGGGAATACAAAAATTGTTGCGACCACTATCCATAAGTTTGCACAAATAAATAAATCAAACTGGATGTCTGCGGGTGTAACAGCAGAAAAGAAATTTGCCGTTTTGATTGATGAGGCGCATAGTTCTACGACTGGCTCCTATATGAGTGCAGTCAGTCAGGTATTGACTGAAACGGATATAGAGAACGGCACAATGGATGAGCCACAAGAAGTGTCTGTCGGCGATGCTATTGAACAGGAAATTGCCCGTACAGGGAAACAAGATAATATTTCTATTATTGCATTTACAGCGACACCTAAAGCTACTACATTGCAGTTGTTTGGCTCTACTAGACCAGATGGTTCAAAGGTTCCTTTTGACTTGTACAGTATGAAGCAGGCTATTGAGGAAGGTTTTATTTTAGATGTTCTCAATAACTACACCACTTATAAAACATACTACAAGCTAAATAAGGCGGTCGAAGAGGATCCTGAACTCAAAACGACAGTGGCAAAGCGGAAAATTGCTAAATTTGTGGAGCTATCTGATGAAAATATTCATCAAAAGGTCGAAATTATCATGGACCATTTTATTACTCATGACATCATGGCTGATTTAGGTGGACATGGAAAGGCAATGATTGTAACTTCAGGACGTGAGGCAGCTGTCAAATACCAACAAGCTTTTAAGAAATATTTAAAAGAGCATCATATTACTAGTATCGGAGCGGCCGTCGCTTTTTCAGGAAGGTTGAGCCTTGATGGAGCTGAATTTAGCGAATCTTCTATGAATGGCTTTAGTGAAGATAAGCTCAAAAGTAAGTTTGATACTGATGATTATCAAGTGCTAATCGTTGCAAATAAATATCAAACGGGCTTTGACCAGCCTAAATTATTGGCTATGTATGTAGATAAAAAGTTGCGTGATGTAGCAGCAGTACAGACTTTATCTCGTTTGAATCGTATTGTAAAAGGCTATCACAAAAAGACTTTTATTCTTGATTTTAAAAATACCTATGAGGATATTAATAGAGCTTTTGCTCCCTACTACCGAGAAACAATTTTGACTGAAACGATTACTCCGAGCGATGTATTTGATTTAGATGCTAAAATTGAAAGTTATGGAATAGTAGATAATGATGATGTTCATGCCTATAATCAATTCTTATATCAAGAGAAACGTTCCAGCCGCGATAAACAAAAGATGCTCGCTCTACTGTCAAACGGGTATGCACGAGTGCAGCGTTTTGATGAAAAAGAACAAGTAAATATCCGTAAAGTTATTCGTGGATTTTTACGGATGTATACCTTCTTGATTCAGGCTACAGCTTATCAAAATGAATTGCTTCATGAACGATACAATTATCTGCAAGGTCTTGTGAAAATGATTGATGTCCGATTGGGAGGGAATGATTTCACTATTGCTGATAAGATTGTTGTAGATTATATGAAACACAAACAAACCGGTTTTTACACTGTGGCAGAGTTAGAGGGAAATTATTCGGTGACACTAAATAAGCCGAATTTATCAAATGTTTCTGAAGAACAAGAGAAAAAATTGTCTGAAATCATTGAAGAAATTAATGAGCAGCTTGATTTAGATATTGATGATCAAATTGCTGTTAGCGGGGCAGTCTCAATTAGGGAATTGATGAAGAAGAATCCTAAATTGAAGCAATCAGCTTTAGTAAACTCTCGCGAAGATTTCGAATTTTCATTTGAGGATGAAATTGATAAAGCTTTAACTGATGGTTACACCCAAAATCAAGATTTCTTTGGAGTGCTATTGAGTAATGAAGATTTCAAAAAGCGTATTGCAAAGATTTTTATTGATGATGTTTACCAAAGTTTTAAAAAGAGTAGTGATTAA
- a CDS encoding helix-turn-helix domain-containing protein produces MLLGITKITQANLSILKTGKAKGTRFATLLAICETLDCQPADILEYISD; encoded by the coding sequence ATTCTATTAGGAATAACAAAAATTACACAAGCAAATTTGTCCATTCTAAAAACAGGTAAGGCTAAAGGTACTCGCTTTGCGACCTTGCTGGCTATCTGCGAAACACTGGATTGTCAGCCTGCTGATATTTTAGAGTATATTTCTGACTAA
- the mutM gene encoding DNA-formamidopyrimidine glycosylase — protein sequence MPELPEVETVRCGLERLVVGKTIGQVQVRYAKMIGTGVDSFVHDLPGQTIEKIGRRGKYLLFHLTGGVLISHLRMEGKYLFYPDAVPERKHAHVFFQMTDGGTLVYEDVRKFGTMELLRKDQLETYFTARKLGPEPTEVDFLLSPFAAALSRSKKLIKPYLLEQTLVVGLGNIYVDEALWRARIYPARPADSLKPTEVKRLREQIIEVLQLGIEKRGSTIRTYRNALGEDGTMQDFLQVYGKTGQPCARCGSPIEKIKLGGRGTHLCPHCQKAR from the coding sequence ATGCCTGAATTACCTGAAGTGGAAACGGTTCGGTGCGGTTTGGAGCGTCTGGTTGTTGGCAAGACGATTGGGCAGGTGCAGGTCCGCTATGCCAAGATGATTGGTACGGGAGTGGATAGCTTTGTCCACGACTTACCAGGTCAGACCATTGAAAAGATTGGTCGTCGGGGCAAGTATTTGCTTTTTCACCTGACGGGTGGAGTGCTGATTTCCCATCTGCGAATGGAAGGCAAGTATCTTTTTTATCCTGATGCGGTGCCTGAGCGCAAGCATGCCCATGTTTTTTTCCAGATGACGGATGGTGGGACGCTTGTTTATGAGGATGTTCGCAAGTTTGGGACCATGGAGCTCTTGAGAAAGGACCAGCTGGAGACTTATTTTACTGCCAGAAAGCTTGGTCCTGAGCCGACAGAGGTGGACTTTCTTTTGTCGCCTTTTGCCGCAGCTTTGAGTCGTTCCAAGAAGCTCATCAAACCCTATTTGCTAGAGCAGACCTTGGTCGTTGGTCTGGGTAATATCTATGTAGATGAGGCCCTTTGGCGTGCGCGAATTTATCCGGCAAGGCCAGCAGATAGTCTGAAGCCTACTGAAGTGAAGCGTCTACGTGAGCAGATTATAGAAGTTTTGCAGCTTGGGATTGAAAAGAGAGGATCGACCATTCGGACCTACCGCAATGCTTTGGGTGAGGATGGCACTATGCAGGATTTTCTGCAGGTCTATGGAAAGACTGGTCAACCTTGTGCTAGATGCGGCAGCCCGATTGAGAAAATTAAGCTGGGCGGACGAGGTACACATCTCTGCCCTCACTGCCAGAAAGCGAGGTAG
- the coaE gene encoding dephospho-CoA kinase (Dephospho-CoA kinase (CoaE) performs the final step in coenzyme A biosynthesis.), which yields MARIIGITGGIASGKSTVTEFLRQQGYQVIDADQVVHELQEPGGRLYQALLSTFGPAILQEDGRLDRPKLGAMIFGNPELLAQSSQIQNQIIREDLAGRRDLLAETEDIFFMDLPLLFELQYEDWFDQIWLVDVTVETQLSRLMSRNALSQEEAEKRIAAQLSLREKRKRADVLIDNNGSLEETRQQLLDALQKLERG from the coding sequence ATGGCAAGAATTATCGGTATTACTGGTGGTATTGCCTCGGGTAAGTCAACAGTGACAGAGTTTTTGAGGCAGCAGGGTTATCAGGTCATCGATGCGGATCAGGTAGTGCATGAGCTGCAAGAGCCGGGGGGACGGCTTTATCAAGCTCTTTTATCTACTTTTGGCCCAGCTATTTTACAGGAAGATGGGCGCTTGGACCGGCCTAAGCTGGGAGCTATGATTTTTGGGAATCCCGAACTCTTGGCGCAGTCCAGTCAAATACAAAATCAGATTATCCGCGAGGATCTGGCTGGCAGGCGAGATTTGCTGGCAGAGACGGAAGACATCTTTTTTATGGATCTTCCCTTGCTGTTTGAGCTACAATATGAAGATTGGTTTGACCAGATCTGGCTGGTGGATGTGACGGTGGAAACTCAGCTCAGTCGTCTTATGTCTCGAAATGCTCTCAGTCAGGAAGAGGCAGAAAAACGCATAGCAGCTCAGCTATCTCTCCGAGAAAAACGAAAGAGGGCGGACGTGCTGATAGATAATAATGGCTCGCTTGAGGAAACTCGACAGCAACTTCTCGATGCTTTGCAGAAATTAGAAAGAGGATGA
- a CDS encoding multidrug efflux MFS transporter — MTSQVNWKHNLKIAWFGNFLTGVSISLVTPFMPLFVEQLGASGHEVEYYAGLGISLSAISAALLSPVWGSLADRYGRKPMMIRAATAMVFTMGGIAFVPNIFWLLLLRFLNGVFAGYVPNSTALIASQAPKEKTGYALGTLSTGVVAGNLMGPFIGGLIAEMFGIRNVFLLIGGFFLVAALMTFYLIREDFVPVTRQEEVGFRELLRQLRYPKMLINLFLTSFVIQFAAQSISPILALYVRELGQKDNLIFVSGLIVSSMGLSSMMSSSILGRLGDRIGNHRLLVLAQFYSILIYLLCANAGSPMQLGFYRFLFGLGTGALIPGVNALLSKITPKFGISRIFSYNQIFFYLGGVVGPMSGSFIAAAYGYHSVFYATAGLVAVSMLANLFSFRNLFKKKDI; from the coding sequence ATCACGTCACAAGTAAACTGGAAACATAACCTGAAAATCGCTTGGTTTGGGAATTTTCTGACAGGTGTCAGCATTTCTCTGGTGACGCCTTTTATGCCACTTTTTGTGGAGCAGCTTGGGGCTAGTGGTCATGAGGTAGAGTATTACGCTGGGCTAGGGATTTCCCTCTCTGCAATCTCAGCGGCACTGCTCTCTCCTGTATGGGGAAGTCTGGCTGATCGCTATGGCCGTAAGCCTATGATGATACGTGCAGCTACTGCCATGGTTTTCACGATGGGCGGCATTGCCTTTGTACCCAATATTTTCTGGCTTTTGCTCCTGCGCTTTCTAAACGGTGTCTTTGCTGGTTATGTTCCCAATAGTACAGCTCTGATTGCCAGTCAGGCTCCCAAGGAAAAAACTGGTTATGCACTGGGAACTCTCTCGACCGGTGTCGTTGCGGGTAATCTTATGGGGCCATTTATTGGCGGTCTGATTGCGGAGATGTTCGGTATTCGCAATGTCTTTCTCCTGATTGGCGGCTTCTTTCTAGTGGCAGCCTTGATGACCTTTTATTTGATTCGGGAGGATTTTGTGCCAGTGACCCGACAAGAAGAGGTAGGCTTTAGGGAATTGCTGCGCCAACTCAGGTATCCTAAGATGTTGATTAATCTCTTTCTGACCAGCTTTGTTATCCAGTTTGCAGCTCAATCTATCAGCCCCATCCTTGCCCTCTATGTCAGAGAACTGGGGCAAAAGGACAATCTGATCTTTGTTTCGGGTCTCATCGTTTCTAGCATGGGACTTTCCAGCATGATGAGCTCCAGCATTCTGGGGCGGTTAGGAGACCGTATCGGCAATCATAGGCTTCTAGTGCTGGCTCAGTTCTATTCAATCCTGATTTATCTGCTCTGTGCCAATGCTGGCTCCCCTATGCAGCTGGGCTTTTATCGCTTTTTATTTGGCCTAGGAACAGGGGCGCTGATACCAGGTGTTAATGCTCTGCTAAGTAAGATAACACCCAAGTTTGGAATCTCTAGGATTTTCAGCTATAATCAGATTTTCTTTTATCTGGGTGGAGTGGTCGGCCCTATGTCTGGATCGTTCATTGCGGCAGCCTATGGCTATCATTCAGTCTTTTATGCAACAGCAGGGCTGGTCGCCGTCAGTATGTTGGCTAATCTCTTTAGTTTTCGAAATTTATTTAAAAAGAAGGATATCTAG
- the rpmG gene encoding 50S ribosomal protein L33 yields MRVKINLKCSSCGSQNYLTSKNTKTHPEKIEVLKYCPKERKVTLHLESK; encoded by the coding sequence GTGCGCGTTAAAATAAATTTAAAATGTTCCAGCTGCGGCAGTCAGAATTATCTGACCAGCAAAAATACTAAAACGCATCCGGAAAAAATTGAGGTCTTAAAGTATTGTCCTAAGGAAAGAAAAGTTACTTTACATCTTGAATCCAAGTAG
- the secG gene encoding preprotein translocase subunit SecG, giving the protein MYNLLLTILVILSAIIVIAIFMQPTKNQSSNVFDASANDLFERPKARGFEAVMQRMTGIMIFFWLLIALVLAVLSSK; this is encoded by the coding sequence ATGTACAACCTATTATTAACCATTTTAGTCATTTTATCAGCTATTATTGTCATTGCAATTTTCATGCAACCAACCAAAAATCAGTCCAGCAACGTCTTTGATGCCAGTGCCAACGACTTGTTTGAACGTCCTAAGGCACGTGGTTTTGAAGCTGTGATGCAGCGTATGACGGGAATCATGATTTTCTTCTGGCTACTGATTGCATTGGTATTAGCAGTATTATCTAGTAAATAA
- the rnr gene encoding ribonuclease R: protein MKSEIIEYLKDRQQASVDELAAALGKESSKDFSSLVKTISQMERKHQIRFDDKGRIELYEKKKQERLTLKGVFHAHKNGFGFVTLNEEEDDLFVGRNDVNHAIDGDTVEVVITKVADRIKGTSAEAKIIDILEHSLTSAVGQLVLDEEKPKYAGYIRSKNQKVSQPIYVKKPALVLDGTEVLKVAIDKYPTKKHDFFVASLVDVVGHVNDPGIDVLEVLESMDIVSEFPEKVLEEAERIPDAPTESDLKERLDLRDEITFTIDGADAKDLDDAVHIKRLKNGNFELGVHIADVSYYVKEGSELDKEALNRATSVYVTDRVVPMLPERLSNGICSLNPNVDRLTQSAIMEIDAKGRVVKHTITQTVIKTTFRMTYSDVNDIIAGDQEKAEQFKAIVPSIDSMVQLHEILENMRFKRGALNFDTNEAKIMVNKEGRPVDIVLRQRGIAERMIESFMLVANETVAENFAKLNLPFIYRIHEEPKAEKVQKFIDYASSFGIRIYGTASSMSQQALQDIMESVKDQPYEDVLSMMLLRSMQQARYSEHNHGHYGLAAEFYTHFTSPIRRYPDLLVHRMVRDYGKSKEIAEHFEQVIPDIASQSSSRERRAIEAEREVEAMKKAEFMEEFVGEEFDGVVSSVVKFGLFVELPNTVEGLIHVTNLPEFYSYNERTMTLQAEKSGVIFKVGQQIRIKLVRADKATGEIDFEYLPSEFDLVEKTSKTGRGKSGRKRRREDDKRSHPSKEKGYRDKKDKKSKKGKSQKAFYKELVKKGAKHGKGRRKGRRAK, encoded by the coding sequence ATGAAATCAGAAATCATTGAATATTTAAAAGACAGGCAGCAGGCTAGCGTAGATGAGCTGGCGGCTGCTTTGGGGAAAGAGTCTTCCAAAGATTTTAGTAGCTTGGTCAAGACCATTTCCCAGATGGAAAGAAAGCATCAGATTCGCTTTGATGACAAGGGGCGGATTGAGCTTTATGAGAAGAAAAAGCAGGAGCGTCTGACACTCAAGGGTGTTTTTCATGCCCACAAGAATGGCTTTGGCTTTGTTACCTTGAATGAGGAAGAGGATGACCTCTTTGTCGGCCGTAATGATGTCAATCATGCCATTGATGGCGATACGGTGGAAGTAGTCATCACCAAGGTGGCAGACCGGATCAAGGGAACGTCAGCTGAGGCTAAGATTATCGATATTTTGGAGCACAGCCTGACGTCGGCAGTTGGCCAGCTGGTTCTGGATGAGGAAAAGCCCAAGTATGCGGGCTATATTCGCTCGAAAAATCAGAAAGTCAGCCAGCCTATTTATGTCAAAAAACCAGCCTTGGTTCTGGATGGCACAGAAGTACTCAAGGTTGCTATTGACAAATATCCTACCAAGAAACACGATTTCTTTGTGGCCAGTCTGGTCGATGTGGTCGGCCATGTCAACGATCCAGGTATTGATGTGCTGGAGGTGCTGGAGTCGATGGATATTGTCTCCGAATTTCCAGAAAAGGTCTTGGAAGAGGCCGAGCGAATTCCAGATGCACCGACTGAGAGTGATTTGAAAGAGCGTTTGGATCTGCGCGATGAGATTACCTTTACCATAGATGGGGCGGATGCCAAGGACTTGGACGATGCGGTCCATATCAAGCGTCTGAAAAATGGCAACTTTGAACTTGGTGTCCATATCGCAGATGTGTCCTACTATGTCAAGGAAGGCTCTGAGCTGGACAAGGAAGCCCTCAATCGGGCGACCTCTGTCTATGTGACTGACCGCGTGGTGCCTATGTTACCAGAGCGCCTGTCCAACGGTATCTGCTCCCTCAATCCCAATGTGGACCGGCTGACCCAGTCGGCGATCATGGAGATAGATGCCAAGGGGCGCGTGGTCAAGCATACTATCACCCAGACTGTCATCAAGACAACCTTCCGCATGACCTACAGCGATGTCAACGACATCATCGCAGGAGATCAGGAAAAAGCTGAGCAGTTCAAGGCCATTGTACCTAGCATTGACAGCATGGTCCAGCTGCATGAGATTCTGGAAAACATGCGCTTTAAACGCGGTGCGCTCAACTTTGATACCAATGAAGCCAAAATCATGGTCAACAAAGAAGGACGCCCAGTGGACATTGTCCTGCGTCAGCGTGGAATTGCCGAGCGCATGATTGAGTCCTTTATGCTGGTGGCCAATGAAACAGTGGCTGAGAATTTTGCTAAGCTGAATCTCCCCTTTATTTATCGGATTCACGAGGAGCCTAAGGCGGAGAAGGTGCAGAAGTTTATCGACTACGCCTCTAGCTTTGGGATTCGGATATACGGGACGGCTAGCTCTATGAGTCAGCAGGCTCTGCAGGATATTATGGAATCGGTCAAAGACCAGCCTTATGAGGATGTCCTGTCTATGATGCTTCTGCGCTCCATGCAGCAGGCTCGCTACTCTGAGCACAATCACGGCCACTATGGTCTGGCAGCGGAGTTTTATACGCATTTCACCAGTCCGATTCGCCGCTATCCAGACCTTCTGGTTCACCGGATGGTACGGGATTATGGCAAGTCTAAAGAAATAGCAGAGCACTTTGAGCAAGTGATTCCAGATATTGCTAGCCAGTCTTCCAGTCGGGAGCGTCGGGCTATCGAGGCTGAGCGAGAAGTCGAAGCCATGAAGAAGGCTGAATTCATGGAAGAATTTGTCGGAGAAGAGTTTGACGGTGTGGTTTCAAGCGTGGTTAAGTTTGGACTCTTTGTCGAGTTGCCTAATACGGTCGAAGGCTTGATTCATGTCACCAACCTGCCAGAGTTTTACAGCTACAATGAGCGGACGATGACCCTACAAGCAGAAAAGTCCGGCGTGATCTTCAAGGTCGGTCAGCAGATTCGCATCAAGCTGGTTCGAGCGGATAAGGCTACGGGAGAGATTGACTTTGAATACCTGCCCAGTGAATTTGACCTGGTAGAAAAGACCAGTAAGACTGGCAGAGGTAAGTCGGGCAGAAAGAGACGCCGTGAGGATGACAAGCGCAGCCATCCTTCCAAAGAAAAAGGCTATAGAGATAAGAAAGATAAGAAGTCCAAGAAAGGTAAGAGCCAGAAGGCATTTTACAAGGAACTAGTCAAGAAAGGAGCCAAGCATGGCAAAGGGAGAAGGAAAGGTCGTCGCGCAAAATAA